Proteins encoded together in one Anaerolineales bacterium window:
- a CDS encoding zinc-binding dehydrogenase — protein sequence MRTIYVDKNLPRMFMVQMLRSVWPGVIWSPFSPVHVVDMQTPQLPGPKWLRLRNIQCGLCATDLSLLFVDADPASAPAALPGNARFYLGHEVVSEVVEVGAQVTRFKVGDRVVMESRFAGPNCHSQEIDPPCIYCAQGQTRLCENASLGLGAVGVGGGWGDGYTAHEAEVWPVPLQMSTDQASLIEPNSVALHSVLRKPPLAGDHVLVIGAGIIGLLIVQMAKIVEPDCHVTVIARYPHQAEMARTLGADDVLTGSELYPELAEITQAKYYRSPMNRGMLLGGFEVVYDCVGKKTTVSDGLRWARAGGTVVLVGVDLSTMKVDLNPVWYQEVDLIGSHTFGMENWHGRRVHTFDLVIRMFEEEAIRYAGLITHRFPFEQYKKAVAAAMDKRSGSIKVCFSYDAGIS from the coding sequence ATGCGAACGATATATGTCGATAAAAATCTTCCCCGCATGTTCATGGTGCAGATGCTGCGCTCGGTGTGGCCGGGCGTCATTTGGAGTCCGTTCTCACCTGTGCACGTCGTCGACATGCAGACACCGCAGTTACCCGGCCCGAAATGGCTGCGCCTGCGCAATATCCAGTGCGGCCTCTGTGCCACCGATCTCTCCTTGCTTTTCGTCGACGCCGACCCCGCCTCCGCTCCGGCAGCCTTGCCAGGAAACGCACGTTTCTACCTCGGCCACGAGGTCGTGAGCGAGGTCGTGGAAGTCGGCGCGCAAGTCACACGCTTCAAAGTGGGCGACCGGGTGGTGATGGAATCTCGTTTTGCGGGTCCGAATTGTCACAGCCAGGAGATCGATCCACCTTGTATCTACTGTGCACAGGGACAGACGCGCCTGTGTGAAAACGCTTCCCTGGGTCTCGGCGCCGTGGGGGTAGGCGGCGGCTGGGGAGATGGCTACACCGCCCACGAAGCCGAAGTCTGGCCGGTACCATTGCAGATGTCGACCGATCAGGCTTCGCTGATCGAGCCCAATTCGGTGGCGCTGCACAGCGTGCTGCGAAAACCTCCGCTTGCGGGTGATCACGTGTTGGTGATCGGCGCGGGAATCATCGGATTGCTGATCGTTCAGATGGCCAAGATCGTCGAGCCCGATTGTCACGTAACGGTTATCGCCCGCTATCCGCATCAAGCCGAAATGGCGCGAACGCTTGGCGCAGATGATGTTCTCACGGGAAGCGAGCTGTACCCTGAGCTTGCAGAGATCACGCAGGCGAAATACTATCGCTCGCCGATGAATCGGGGCATGCTGTTGGGTGGATTCGAAGTCGTGTACGACTGTGTGGGTAAAAAGACGACCGTCAGCGACGGTCTGCGCTGGGCGCGGGCCGGAGGGACCGTGGTGCTCGTCGGAGTTGACTTGAGTACAATGAAAGTGGACTTGAATCCGGTCTGGTACCAGGAAGTCGATCTGATTGGATCTCATACATTCGGCATGGAGAATTGGCACGGCCGGCGCGTCCACACCTTCGATCTGGTCATTCGCATGTTCGAGGAAGAGGCAATTCGATATGCGGGGTTGATCACGCACCGTTTTCCTTTCGAACAGTATAAAAAAGCCGTCGCCGCGGCGATGGACAAGCGCAGCGGTTCGATAAAGGTCTGCTTCAGTTACGACGCTGGGATTTCGTAG
- a CDS encoding pyridoxamine 5'-phosphate oxidase family protein has translation MEKQQAMDEALALANAAQIAMLGTNGDDGYPNIKAMIKMENEGLKTIWFSTNTSSRRISQLERDSRASVYFVDFEQWMGLMLVGEVAILQDTASKERLWREGYERYYPLGVTDPDYSVLRFSSRWGNYYHALSNVTFEI, from the coding sequence ATGGAGAAGCAGCAAGCCATGGATGAAGCATTGGCTTTGGCCAATGCAGCGCAGATCGCCATGCTGGGAACGAACGGCGATGATGGTTACCCCAACATCAAGGCCATGATCAAGATGGAAAATGAGGGCTTGAAGACGATCTGGTTCAGCACGAACACCTCATCGAGGCGAATAAGCCAACTCGAACGGGATTCGAGAGCGAGTGTCTATTTCGTCGACTTCGAGCAGTGGATGGGCTTGATGCTCGTCGGCGAAGTCGCGATCCTCCAGGACACGGCGTCCAAGGAACGATTGTGGCGCGAGGGCTATGAGCGGTATTATCCACTGGGAGTGACCGATCCGGATTATTCCGTTCTGCGTTTCAGCTCTCGTTGGGGGAATTACTACCATGCTTTGAGTAACGTGACGTTCGAGATTTAG